The following are from one region of the Hydrogenophaga sp. BPS33 genome:
- a CDS encoding TetR/AcrR family transcriptional regulator, translating to MRVTKVQAQANRAHIVETASALFRECGYDGVGIAELMAVAGFTHGGFYKHFSSKAELLAEAAACGFAQSAAKAEGVDASVVVKHYLSRKHRDARDEGCTMAALCTDAARQPEPIKMVFETGLESMLATLAEPYAELEGGQAVDALRARRIEVIAQMVGAMVLSRACPDGSPLADEILEVCRAGVLSRLTPVENA from the coding sequence ATGAGAGTCACCAAAGTGCAGGCGCAGGCCAACCGTGCGCACATCGTCGAAACGGCTTCTGCGCTGTTTCGCGAGTGTGGGTACGACGGAGTGGGTATCGCGGAACTGATGGCGGTCGCGGGCTTCACCCACGGCGGGTTCTACAAGCACTTCTCTTCCAAGGCCGAGCTGCTGGCAGAAGCGGCGGCCTGTGGTTTTGCGCAATCGGCTGCCAAGGCCGAAGGTGTCGACGCATCGGTGGTCGTCAAGCACTACCTGTCGCGGAAGCACCGCGACGCGCGCGATGAGGGTTGCACCATGGCCGCGCTGTGCACAGACGCAGCGCGTCAGCCTGAGCCTATCAAGATGGTTTTCGAGACCGGCCTTGAAAGCATGCTGGCGACACTTGCAGAGCCATACGCTGAGCTGGAGGGCGGCCAAGCAGTAGACGCCTTGCGCGCCAGACGCATTGAAGTGATCGCGCAGATGGTGGGCGCCATGGTGCTTTCGCGCGCCTGCCCTGACGGGTCGCCGCTCGCCGATGAAATTCTGGAGGTCTGCCGTGCGGGAGTCTTGTCGAGGCTGACGCCAGTGGAGAACGCGTAA
- the dnaX gene encoding DNA polymerase III subunit gamma/tau, translating to MSYVVLARKYRPRTFTEMVGQGHVVQALSNALTTQRLHHAYLFTGTRGVGKTTVSRILAKSLNCLGADGQGGITAEPCGVCQACTDIDSGRFVDYTELDAASNRGVDEVQALLEQAVYKPVQGRVKVFMIDEVHMLTNTAFNAMLKTLEEPPEYLKFVLATTDPQKVPVTVLSRCLQFNLRPMAPETVLEHLQQVLQAENVPADVQALRLLSRAARGSMRDALSLTDQAIAFGGGQLQEAGVRQMLGAVDRSYVLRLIDALARADGAAVVDTVDALRLNGLNAASTLEEMTGVLQRMAVLQAVPERAQATDGLEDPDEAQIAQLAQSLPADETQLLYSLCLHGRAELGLAPDEYAALTMVLLRLMAFKPAGVATSATAEKKTLKTAEPASAVVPATMPAAVRAAVLPAAAPVSTPAAAPTPTPATDPALVTLPVRAPHAVAARPVSAPVAPAAVVHPKASSEPPEDDAPWPDDDGPPWEEEAAPASSTVRRVMAIPVVDAGEPSPLDQPQARAEPGTQTVLPAAPGGSVEGDFWFETVMQLVRAEAVTALVRELGLQSQLVARDTDQWMLRVERMSLNQGNTRERFAAALQTIGHHVRLTVEIGPVTDSPAMRVAAAAARRQREAEAQILADPFVQTMMRDFGGRIVPGTLKAITA from the coding sequence ATGTCCTATGTCGTTCTGGCCCGCAAATACCGCCCGCGCACCTTCACCGAAATGGTGGGGCAGGGTCACGTGGTGCAGGCACTCTCGAACGCATTGACCACCCAGCGACTGCACCACGCCTACCTGTTCACCGGCACGCGCGGCGTGGGCAAGACCACCGTCTCGCGCATCCTGGCCAAGTCGCTCAACTGCCTCGGCGCGGACGGGCAGGGCGGCATCACCGCCGAACCGTGTGGCGTGTGCCAGGCCTGCACCGACATCGACAGCGGCCGCTTCGTCGACTACACCGAACTCGACGCCGCCTCCAACCGCGGCGTGGACGAGGTGCAGGCGCTGCTCGAACAGGCGGTCTACAAGCCCGTGCAAGGCCGCGTCAAGGTCTTCATGATCGACGAGGTGCACATGCTGACCAACACGGCGTTCAACGCCATGTTGAAGACGCTGGAAGAGCCGCCCGAATACCTCAAGTTCGTGCTGGCCACGACCGATCCGCAGAAGGTGCCGGTGACCGTGCTCTCGCGCTGTCTGCAGTTCAACCTGCGCCCGATGGCGCCCGAGACGGTGCTGGAACACCTGCAGCAGGTGCTGCAGGCCGAAAACGTGCCGGCCGATGTGCAGGCACTGCGCCTGTTGTCGCGCGCCGCGCGCGGTTCGATGCGCGACGCGCTCTCGCTGACCGACCAGGCCATCGCGTTTGGCGGCGGCCAGTTGCAGGAAGCCGGGGTGCGCCAGATGTTGGGCGCGGTGGACCGCTCGTATGTGCTGCGCCTGATCGATGCCCTGGCCCGTGCCGATGGCGCTGCCGTGGTGGACACCGTCGACGCCTTGCGCCTCAACGGCCTGAACGCGGCCTCCACGCTGGAGGAAATGACCGGCGTGCTGCAGCGCATGGCGGTGTTGCAGGCCGTGCCCGAGCGCGCGCAGGCCACCGATGGGTTGGAGGATCCGGACGAGGCGCAGATCGCGCAACTCGCACAAAGCCTGCCTGCCGACGAAACGCAATTGCTCTACAGCCTGTGCCTGCATGGCCGCGCCGAGCTGGGTCTGGCACCCGACGAGTACGCCGCGCTCACCATGGTGCTGTTGCGGCTCATGGCCTTCAAACCCGCCGGCGTCGCCACCAGCGCAACAGCGGAAAAAAAAACACTGAAAACGGCTGAACCGGCCTCGGCCGTGGTTCCGGCGACCATGCCTGCGGCGGTTCGCGCCGCTGTGCTACCGGCAGCTGCGCCTGTGTCGACGCCGGCGGCCGCGCCGACACCCACCCCCGCCACCGATCCCGCCCTGGTGACCTTGCCCGTGCGCGCGCCCCATGCGGTTGCCGCGCGCCCAGTCTCAGCACCCGTGGCTCCCGCTGCGGTGGTTCACCCCAAAGCATCTTCAGAGCCACCGGAAGACGACGCACCCTGGCCCGACGACGACGGCCCGCCATGGGAAGAAGAAGCCGCGCCGGCCTCCAGCACGGTGCGCCGCGTGATGGCGATTCCCGTGGTCGATGCCGGAGAGCCTAGCCCGCTGGACCAACCCCAGGCGCGCGCCGAGCCTGGCACGCAAACGGTGTTGCCGGCCGCGCCGGGGGGGAGTGTCGAAGGCGATTTCTGGTTCGAGACCGTCATGCAACTCGTGCGCGCCGAGGCCGTCACCGCGCTGGTGCGCGAGCTTGGCCTGCAGTCGCAACTGGTGGCGCGCGATACCGATCAATGGATGCTGCGCGTCGAGCGCATGTCGCTCAACCAGGGCAATACCCGCGAGCGCTTTGCCGCGGCCTTGCAGACGATCGGGCACCATGTGCGTTTGACGGTCGAGATCGGCCCTGTCACCGACTCACCGGCCATGCGCGTGGCCGCCGCCGCCGCACGCCGGCAGCGCGAGGCCGAGGCGCAGATCCTGGCCGACCCGTTCGTGCAGACGATGATGCGCGACTTTGGCGGCAGAATCGTGCCCGGTACGCTCAAGGCCATCACCGCCTGA
- the acuI gene encoding acrylyl-CoA reductase (NADPH), whose product MTFKALLATKNGDTISSQLVDFKEEQLMPGDVTVAVEYSTVNYKDALALSGRSPVIRQFPLIPGIDFAGIVETSTYPGIEAGDRVLANGWGLSQTHHGGFAQKARVSGEWLVKIPAVLSTRDAMAIGTAGYTAMLSVLALEHGGLTPSHGDILVTGANGGAGSVAIALLSQLGYRVIASTGRLEEADYLRALGAAEIIDRHTLSEPGAPMGKERWAGAIDSVGSHTLANVLAQTRYRGVVAAFGLAQGVDLLASVLPFILRNVTLAGIDSVQAPQPARLQAWSRLASDLDLGKLARTTQMIGLAAVAEIAAKVLEGKVQGRTIVDVNA is encoded by the coding sequence ATGACATTCAAGGCTCTGCTCGCCACAAAGAACGGCGACACCATTTCATCCCAGTTGGTCGACTTCAAAGAAGAGCAACTGATGCCGGGCGACGTCACCGTCGCGGTTGAGTATTCGACGGTGAACTACAAGGACGCGCTGGCGCTCAGTGGCCGCTCGCCCGTCATTCGCCAGTTTCCATTGATCCCCGGCATCGACTTCGCGGGCATTGTCGAGACCTCGACCTACCCAGGCATCGAGGCCGGCGACCGCGTGCTGGCCAACGGGTGGGGGCTCAGCCAGACGCACCACGGCGGCTTCGCGCAGAAGGCTCGGGTGAGCGGCGAATGGCTGGTCAAGATTCCTGCGGTCCTGTCGACCCGGGACGCCATGGCCATCGGTACCGCCGGATACACCGCCATGCTGTCCGTGTTGGCGCTTGAGCATGGTGGTCTGACGCCCTCGCATGGCGACATCCTGGTGACGGGCGCCAATGGGGGTGCCGGGTCGGTGGCGATTGCCCTGCTGTCCCAACTCGGCTATCGCGTGATCGCATCGACCGGCCGACTCGAGGAAGCCGACTATCTGCGCGCGCTGGGTGCAGCGGAAATCATCGACCGCCACACGCTGTCCGAGCCGGGCGCACCAATGGGCAAGGAGCGCTGGGCCGGGGCCATCGATTCCGTGGGCAGCCACACGCTGGCGAACGTGCTGGCGCAGACCCGCTACCGCGGCGTGGTCGCTGCCTTTGGCCTCGCACAGGGGGTGGATCTGCTGGCATCGGTCCTGCCCTTCATCTTGCGCAACGTCACGCTCGCGGGCATCGACTCGGTCCAAGCACCGCAGCCAGCGCGTCTGCAGGCCTGGTCGCGTCTGGCCAGCGACCTGGATCTGGGCAAGCTTGCGCGGACCACCCAGATGATCGGCCTGGCAGCGGTTGCAGAAATCGCGGCGAAGGTGCTCGAAGGGAAGGTTCAAGGGCGCACCATCGTCGATGTGAACGCGTGA
- a CDS encoding NADP-dependent oxidoreductase, with the protein MKAFIIDRYGKNETGRVADMPEPEVGDDDVLIQIHAASVNALDMKIMSGEFKMILPYRLPLIMGNDVAGMVVRVGARVRNFKPGDEVYARPDDDRIGTFAEFIAVKASSLALKPKNLSMVETASLPLVALTAWQVLVESAQLKKGQKVLIHAGSGGVGTIAIQLAKHLGAFVATTTGTSNVEWVKALGADVVIDYKKQDFATVLRDYDVVLNSLGTDELNKSLQILKPGGHLISISGPPTPAFAKARGLAWPLQQVLRLLSFGIRGKVKKKAGAYTFVFMRADGAQLREITALVESGAIRPVVDKVFAFQDIREALTYVDAGRAKGKVGIRMM; encoded by the coding sequence ATGAAAGCCTTCATCATCGATCGGTATGGCAAGAACGAAACGGGCCGTGTCGCCGACATGCCGGAACCCGAGGTGGGGGACGATGACGTTCTGATCCAGATCCACGCGGCGAGCGTCAATGCGCTGGACATGAAGATCATGAGCGGCGAATTCAAAATGATTCTTCCTTACCGCCTGCCTCTGATCATGGGCAACGATGTGGCCGGTATGGTCGTTCGCGTGGGTGCTCGTGTTCGCAACTTCAAGCCGGGCGACGAGGTCTATGCACGCCCCGACGACGACCGCATCGGCACCTTTGCCGAGTTCATCGCCGTCAAGGCATCGTCGCTGGCGCTCAAGCCCAAGAATCTCAGCATGGTCGAGACCGCGTCCCTTCCACTGGTGGCGCTCACGGCCTGGCAGGTGCTGGTCGAATCCGCTCAACTGAAAAAGGGGCAGAAGGTGTTGATCCATGCGGGCTCCGGTGGCGTCGGCACCATCGCGATCCAACTGGCCAAGCACCTCGGGGCTTTTGTGGCAACGACCACCGGCACAAGCAACGTCGAGTGGGTGAAGGCTTTGGGCGCGGACGTGGTCATCGACTACAAGAAGCAGGATTTCGCCACGGTGCTACGAGACTACGACGTGGTGCTGAACAGTCTCGGCACCGACGAGCTGAACAAATCGCTGCAGATTCTCAAGCCGGGGGGGCATCTCATCTCCATCTCAGGGCCACCCACGCCGGCATTCGCCAAAGCGCGGGGATTGGCCTGGCCGCTGCAACAGGTGCTGCGCCTGCTGAGTTTCGGGATCCGGGGCAAGGTGAAGAAGAAAGCCGGCGCATACACGTTCGTCTTCATGCGGGCTGATGGAGCCCAGTTGCGCGAAATCACGGCCCTGGTTGAATCGGGTGCCATCCGCCCCGTGGTCGACAAGGTGTTCGCGTTTCAGGACATCCGCGAAGCGTTGACCTACGTCGACGCGGGACGCGCCAAAGGCAAGGTGGGGATACGAATGATGTAG
- a CDS encoding TIGR03862 family flavoprotein, giving the protein MSLSDSLNLIQTDVAVVGGGPAGLMAAEVMGRAGLGVHLFDAMPSVGRKFLLAGKGGMNLTHAEALPAFIGRYGAQAARLRPLLDAFGPQAVRDWAAGLGIDTFVGSSQRVFPTDMKAAPLLRAWLHRLRHPQGEGSAPVHFHMRHRWTGWDEDGCLVFETPQGPSRVQARATVLALGGASWARLGSDGAWAPRLQAVGVDVAPLRPSNCGFDVARGWSAFFSERFAGQPFKSVAIRVVDSQGHVFQRKGEFVATATGVEGSLIYAASSLLRDEIAQHGQATFELDLLPDRTPEHVLAQVAHPRGSRSLSSHLKSRLGLEGIKMAIVNELLDKASMHEPARLAVALKALPITLVAARPIDEAISSAGGVRWEALDEHLMARARPGLFCAGEMLDWEAPTGGYLLTACLASGVAAGQGALRFCTP; this is encoded by the coding sequence ATGAGCCTTTCTGATTCCTTGAACCTCATTCAAACCGATGTCGCCGTAGTCGGCGGCGGGCCGGCTGGCCTGATGGCCGCCGAAGTGATGGGCCGTGCCGGCCTGGGGGTGCATCTGTTCGATGCCATGCCCTCGGTCGGGCGCAAGTTTCTGCTGGCCGGCAAAGGCGGCATGAACCTCACGCATGCCGAAGCTTTGCCCGCCTTCATCGGTCGCTACGGTGCGCAGGCCGCGCGCCTGCGGCCCTTGCTCGACGCCTTTGGCCCGCAGGCCGTGCGCGATTGGGCTGCAGGCCTGGGCATCGACACCTTCGTCGGCAGCTCGCAGCGCGTGTTCCCTACCGACATGAAAGCCGCGCCGCTCTTGCGCGCCTGGCTGCACCGCCTGCGCCATCCGCAGGGCGAGGGCAGCGCACCGGTGCACTTTCACATGCGGCACCGTTGGACCGGATGGGACGAAGACGGTTGCCTCGTCTTCGAAACGCCTCAAGGACCTTCGCGCGTGCAAGCCCGGGCCACGGTGCTGGCGCTCGGTGGCGCCAGTTGGGCCCGCCTGGGCTCCGACGGCGCGTGGGCGCCGCGCTTGCAGGCCGTGGGGGTGGACGTCGCCCCTCTGCGGCCGAGCAACTGCGGCTTCGACGTGGCCCGTGGCTGGAGCGCGTTTTTCAGCGAACGCTTCGCGGGCCAGCCCTTCAAGTCGGTGGCCATTCGCGTGGTGGACAGTCAGGGCCACGTCTTCCAGCGCAAGGGTGAATTCGTCGCCACGGCCACGGGGGTGGAAGGCAGCCTCATCTACGCCGCGTCCAGCCTCTTGCGCGACGAGATCGCACAACACGGCCAGGCCACGTTCGAACTCGATCTGCTGCCCGACCGCACGCCAGAACATGTGCTGGCCCAGGTCGCGCACCCGCGCGGCTCGCGCAGCCTCTCCAGCCACCTCAAGAGCCGCCTGGGCCTGGAGGGCATCAAGATGGCGATCGTCAACGAATTGCTCGACAAGGCTTCGATGCACGAGCCCGCGCGGCTGGCCGTAGCGCTCAAGGCGCTGCCGATCACCTTGGTGGCGGCGCGTCCGATCGACGAGGCCATCAGCAGCGCCGGGGGCGTGCGCTGGGAGGCCTTGGACGAGCACCTCATGGCGCGCGCGCGTCCCGGCTTGTTCTGCGCGGGGGAAATGCTCGACTGGGAGGCCCCTACCGGCGGCTACCTGCTCACGGCTTGCCTGGCCAGCGGCGTCGCGGCGGGGCAGGGTGCGCTGCGCTTCTGTACGCCTTGA
- a CDS encoding DOPA 4,5-dioxygenase family protein, with the protein MIARDPHLITSWHAHVYFDAPSRDAAWALREVIANELGARVEIGRFHERPVGPHPAWTYQVAFGAREFAYVVSWLSLNHGTLDVLVHPNTGDELRDHRDGAMWIGKSYTLDLSVLGD; encoded by the coding sequence ATGATCGCGCGCGACCCCCATCTCATCACCAGTTGGCATGCCCACGTGTACTTCGACGCCCCCAGTCGCGATGCGGCCTGGGCGTTGCGCGAGGTGATTGCCAATGAGTTGGGCGCGCGCGTGGAGATCGGGCGCTTTCACGAACGGCCCGTGGGGCCCCACCCGGCGTGGACGTACCAGGTGGCGTTTGGTGCACGCGAGTTCGCCTACGTCGTGAGCTGGCTCTCGCTCAACCACGGCACACTGGACGTGCTGGTGCACCCGAACACCGGCGACGAACTGCGCGATCACCGCGACGGCGCGATGTGGATCGGAAAGTCCTACACGCTGGACTTGAGCGTGTTGGGCGACTGA
- a CDS encoding TerC family protein, with product MEFLSTSDFWIDLLKIIWINIILSGDNAVVIALAARSLPAEQQRKAVMFGSGAAVVLRIVLTVVAAKLLELSFLQVIGGVLLLWIGYQLLTSEEEDDDGHKGTSTMMAAIRTILIADLVMSLDNVIAVAASAHGNMVLLVLGLAISIPLVIFGSTLMIKLMGRFPVIITLGAALIGWVGGETIVNDNLVHGYTMAHPWLHYVAAAAGAVLVVGLGKFVQARRQGAEAQV from the coding sequence ATGGAATTTCTGAGTACCTCCGACTTCTGGATCGATCTGTTGAAGATCATCTGGATCAACATCATTCTCTCGGGCGACAACGCCGTCGTCATTGCTCTGGCGGCCCGCTCGCTGCCCGCGGAGCAACAACGCAAAGCCGTCATGTTCGGTTCCGGCGCGGCCGTGGTGTTGCGCATCGTGCTCACGGTGGTGGCGGCCAAGCTGCTGGAGCTCTCGTTCCTGCAGGTCATCGGTGGCGTTCTGCTGCTCTGGATCGGCTACCAACTGCTGACCAGCGAAGAAGAGGACGACGACGGACACAAGGGCACGAGCACGATGATGGCCGCCATCCGCACCATTCTCATTGCCGACCTCGTGATGAGCCTGGACAACGTGATCGCCGTGGCCGCGAGCGCGCACGGCAACATGGTGCTGCTGGTGCTGGGCCTGGCCATCAGCATTCCGCTGGTGATTTTCGGCTCCACGCTGATGATCAAACTCATGGGGCGTTTTCCCGTCATCATCACGCTGGGCGCCGCGCTGATCGGCTGGGTCGGCGGCGAAACCATCGTCAACGACAACCTGGTGCACGGCTACACCATGGCACATCCATGGCTGCACTATGTCGCGGCGGCGGCGGGCGCGGTGCTGGTGGTGGGCTTGGGCAAGTTTGTGCAGGCGCGCAGGCAAGGCGCTGAAGCGCAGGTGTGA
- a CDS encoding alpha/beta hydrolase family protein codes for MAGHSQGGFASLWIGGAMVNAEKYLAFLRAWKSNPLLAASLRAQMPLDATPALRVRDPRVKAAFSMAPGVFPGFGMDEEGLAQLKIPAYIIVGAQDTQTPAEEHAAFAARHAPRTLLEVLPGPVDHEIFVNECDTECDTFGRDMMPAGCVDPAGVDRAALHQHIGARAVVFFDDMLKVSREVR; via the coding sequence GTGGCGGGCCATTCCCAGGGCGGTTTTGCCTCGCTGTGGATCGGGGGTGCCATGGTGAATGCCGAGAAGTACCTGGCGTTCCTGCGTGCCTGGAAGAGCAACCCCTTGCTGGCCGCATCCCTGCGAGCGCAAATGCCGCTTGATGCCACGCCTGCGCTGCGTGTGCGCGATCCCCGGGTCAAGGCCGCGTTCTCGATGGCACCGGGGGTCTTTCCTGGATTTGGCATGGACGAAGAGGGGCTGGCGCAACTCAAGATACCGGCCTACATCATCGTGGGCGCGCAGGACACCCAGACCCCGGCCGAAGAACACGCAGCATTTGCCGCTCGGCACGCGCCGCGCACGCTACTGGAGGTGTTGCCAGGCCCGGTGGATCACGAAATCTTCGTCAACGAATGCGACACTGAATGCGACACTTTTGGCCGCGACATGATGCCCGCGGGTTGCGTCGACCCAGCGGGTGTGGACCGCGCGGCACTGCACCAACACATCGGCGCCAGGGCCGTGGTGTTTTTTGACGACATGCTGAAGGTGTCGCGCGAAGTTCGATGA